One window of the Pedobacter ginsengisoli genome contains the following:
- a CDS encoding serine hydrolase domain-containing protein: MKTSLKILVVLLFISSFSFGQDITKKIDSIINDSHQRNPNIGISVGFVQNNKEYYTTYGNLNAESQMKINKNSIFEIASITKILTSNLIAQAVIDHKLRIDDYIDDFLPKAYILHENLKNKIKISDLASHQSGLPDIDFGKLIELNPQQPVSSVTEKTLTSIINNCSELKDYGKYRYSTIGYTLLGQILEKVYGKSYDEIIRYKMIKPLQMTNTLTKDFNVKNRTIGHNPNGGIQEFFEWNITASAGLVKSNASDMVTFLKAVLNKETRIGKAAIMTEKVFYKDEKREMGLGTNIVTDEKNTIYLKTGDSMGQSSIICYNRAKNWGIIILIDQRNSKMRQDLLNQIYDTVLK; this comes from the coding sequence ATGAAAACTTCGTTAAAAATCTTAGTAGTGCTGCTATTTATAAGTAGCTTTTCTTTTGGACAAGATATCACCAAAAAGATTGATTCAATAATAAATGATAGTCATCAAAGAAATCCTAACATAGGAATCAGCGTCGGCTTTGTTCAAAATAATAAGGAATATTATACCACATATGGTAATTTGAATGCCGAAAGTCAAATGAAAATTAATAAGAATTCAATATTCGAAATTGCATCTATCACTAAAATTTTAACGTCAAATTTAATTGCACAAGCGGTTATTGATCATAAATTAAGAATAGATGATTATATAGATGACTTTCTTCCTAAAGCATATATCTTACATGAGAATCTTAAAAACAAAATAAAAATTTCGGACCTGGCATCTCACCAATCTGGCTTACCTGATATAGATTTTGGAAAGTTAATTGAACTAAATCCTCAGCAACCTGTAAGTAGTGTAACCGAAAAAACACTTACCTCTATCATCAACAATTGTAGCGAGCTAAAGGATTACGGTAAATACCGTTACTCTACCATTGGTTATACTTTACTTGGGCAGATCCTAGAAAAAGTTTATGGCAAAAGTTATGATGAAATCATCAGATACAAAATGATAAAGCCATTACAGATGACCAATACATTAACCAAAGATTTCAATGTAAAAAACAGGACGATTGGCCACAACCCCAATGGAGGTATTCAGGAGTTCTTTGAATGGAATATTACAGCATCTGCAGGATTGGTAAAGTCTAATGCTTCTGATATGGTGACCTTTTTAAAAGCAGTTTTAAACAAAGAAACAAGGATAGGTAAAGCTGCTATAATGACAGAAAAAGTCTTCTATAAAGATGAAAAAAGAGAAATGGGATTAGGGACGAACATTGTAACAGATGAGAAAAATACAATTTATTTAAAAACAGGAGATTCTATGGGTCAATCTTCAATTATATGCTACAATAGAGCTAAAAATTGGGGTATCATTATACTAATAGACCAAAGGAACTCAAAAATGAGACAAGACCTGTTGAATCAGATTTATGATACGGTATTGAAATAA
- a CDS encoding helix-turn-helix domain-containing protein, giving the protein MDKINLLISVTTVSLFISLFLAFFLVTVKTKNKISNVLFAVFLLIIAVDICEPLFNTMVDGPSNLRMLRNTFAFLQIPVFYLYVLSVCYSDFKLKPKCILHLLPFLVSNLILIPRFYAVDTASKISFIINRKNMIELQFSHILIHVQIVIYIIAVFSVLRKSKKLYLENYAGRNVSSYNWLFQFTIALTILYLIALLKNIFKFSDYPYISEWIKIGLLFFNLFIICWYLYKALNNPGLFRNIDSKLKLVSEIVSEKKNSEQTGIKEKEYTEELVKLQQYMVEEKPFLNPSLTIQDVAKDIKVPVRDLSLLINHQLEQHFYDFVNSYRIARAMDILKDVANSKVTILEILYEVGFNSKSSFNTAFKKHTGNTPTYYRKNL; this is encoded by the coding sequence ATGGATAAAATTAATTTATTAATTAGTGTAACTACAGTCTCGTTGTTCATTTCGCTGTTTCTTGCCTTTTTTCTGGTTACAGTTAAAACAAAAAATAAAATAAGTAATGTGCTGTTTGCTGTTTTTTTGTTGATAATAGCAGTGGATATTTGTGAACCTTTGTTTAATACGATGGTTGACGGACCATCAAACCTGAGAATGCTTAGAAATACATTCGCTTTCCTTCAAATTCCTGTTTTTTATCTTTATGTATTATCCGTTTGTTACTCTGATTTTAAACTTAAACCCAAATGCATCCTGCATCTGCTGCCATTTTTAGTTAGTAATTTGATTTTAATACCAAGGTTTTACGCCGTAGATACTGCATCGAAAATTAGTTTTATCATAAATCGTAAAAACATGATTGAACTGCAGTTTAGCCATATTTTGATCCATGTTCAAATCGTTATATATATTATTGCTGTTTTTAGTGTATTAAGAAAATCAAAAAAACTATATCTTGAAAATTATGCAGGAAGAAATGTTAGTTCCTATAACTGGTTATTTCAGTTTACCATTGCATTGACAATATTATATCTGATAGCGCTTTTAAAAAACATTTTCAAATTTTCTGATTATCCTTACATCTCAGAATGGATTAAAATTGGGCTCCTATTTTTTAACCTGTTTATTATTTGTTGGTATTTGTATAAAGCATTAAATAATCCCGGCTTATTTAGAAATATTGATTCAAAATTAAAACTTGTTTCTGAGATTGTTTCAGAAAAAAAGAATAGTGAGCAAACAGGTATAAAAGAAAAAGAATATACTGAAGAACTGGTTAAATTGCAGCAATACATGGTTGAAGAAAAACCATTTCTTAATCCTTCTTTAACAATTCAAGATGTTGCAAAGGATATTAAAGTTCCCGTTCGGGACTTATCTCTTTTAATTAACCATCAGTTAGAGCAGCATTTTTATGATTTCGTTAATAGCTATCGGATAGCACGTGCTATGGATATTTTGAAAGATGTTGCAAATAGCAAGGTAACTATTTTAGAAATTCTGTATGAAGTTGGTTTTAATTCAAAATCTTCTTTTAATACTGCTTTTAAAAAACATACAGGTAATACACCAACTTATTATCGCAAAAATCTGTAA